In the genome of Raphanus sativus cultivar WK10039 chromosome 4, ASM80110v3, whole genome shotgun sequence, one region contains:
- the LOC108850227 gene encoding LOW QUALITY PROTEIN: uncharacterized protein LOC108850227 (The sequence of the model RefSeq protein was modified relative to this genomic sequence to represent the inferred CDS: deleted 1 base in 1 codon), producing MRFDYLCVCKTELKSRKFLGGDDGGGHQSLNKNQK from the exons ATGAGATTCGATTACTTGTGTGTTTGTAAAACAGAGCTTAAATCTCGGAAATTTCTTGGA GGTGATGATGGTGGAGGCCATCAATctcttaacaaaa ACCAGAAATAG
- the LOC108852216 gene encoding uncharacterized protein LOC108852216 — translation MATTSNTTKAKVDNNNLTRTKSLGKKPKQPSSVSSEDGSDQKPEKPLPNYLKPTISSRPDPVKFLKKNDQDNQKLLRRRSFDRPPPSLTSASTPSPRIQKTLNASPSLPRDKPAVPREKPATATRSSSFHGSRGVPRGSTSVKSPHVAPKKSGLSSSSTSLKSKKEGSEKKAPEKEIALDTASLSSAQEDEEEIPKVESDVQVADDIEEAKDEKENKEVHVEVVHGDASGEENENDGSTLVAPVVEDIVVVVAKENEREEEEEEILVNEHNSEEKIEEKKEQENKGELTDLEVIPKIDEGETSEKVDADMKPKEVEKVEEVESVKETREEKEEVEEEKEVNREEKEEVKDEEKEKDKIKEESGEGKKKEIVKGKKESPSAYNDVIASKMQENPRKNKVLALAGAFQTVIDYETAASK, via the coding sequence ATGGCAACGACGTCAAACACGACAAAAGCAAAGGTGGACAACAATAACCTAACCAGAACAAAATCACTCGGTAAGAAACCAAAGCAACCATCGTCGGTATCATCAGAAGATGGATCTGATCAGAAACCTGAGAAGCCTTTGCCAAACTATCTGAAACCAACAATCAGTTCAAGGCCTGACCCAGTCAAGTTCTTGAAAAAGAATGATCAGGATAACCAGAAGCTTCTCCGTAGAAGATCTTTTGATCGACCACCACCTTCTTTGACTTCTGCATCTACTCCTTCTCCTCGTATCCAAAAAACCCTCAACGCCTCTCCTTCTCTGCCACGAGACAAACCCGCGGTTCCTAGAGAGAAGCCTGCCACAGCTACACGGTCTTCGTCTTTCCATGGAAGCAGAGGTGTTCCAAGAGGAAGCACTTCTGTGAAATCGCCTCATGTTGCTCCAAAGAAGAGCGGGTTGAGCAGTAGTAGCACGTCTTTGAAGAGCAAAAAGGAAGGTTCTGAAAAGAAAGCACCCGAGAAAGAGATTGCCTTGGATACTGCTTCTCTGTCTTCTGCTCAGGAAGATGAAGAGGAGATTCCCAAGGTTGAGAGTGATGTACAAGTTGCTGATGATATAGAAGAAGCCAAAGatgaaaaggaaaataaagagGTGCATGTAGAGGTTGTGCATGGGGATGCTTCTGGTGAAGAGAATGAGAATGATGGATCAACATTGGTAGCTCCTGTTGTGGAAgacattgttgttgttgttgccaaagaaaatgaaagagaagaagaagaagaagaaatattgGTCAATGAACATAACTCAGAAGAGAAGATAGAGGAAAAGAAAGAACAAGAGAACAAGGGTGAACTCACTGATCTAGAGGTTATACCAAAGATTGATGAAGGTGAGACTTCAGAGAAGGTCGATGCTGACATGAAACCAAAAGAAGTTGAGAAGGTCGAAGAAGTTGAAAGCGTGAAAGAGACTagggaagaaaaagaagaagtggaagaagaaaaggaagtgaacagagaagagaaggaagagGTTAAAGATGAGGAAAAGGAAAAGgataaaattaaagaagaatCAGGAGAAGGAAAGAAGAAGGAAATAGTGAAAGGTAAGAAGGAATCTCCATCGGCCTACAACGATGTAATAGCAAGTAAGATGCAAGAGAATCCAAGGAAGAACAAAGTTTTGGCTCTTGCTGGAGCTTTTCAAACCGTTATTGACTATGAAACTGCCGCATCTAAGTGA
- the LOC108848659 gene encoding KID-containing protein 1 isoform X2, with the protein MEIMSGGPRFSIEVSDYGNDQPAATEKASSSSSYGDTVNEDEAGLSRIWSGKTVDYSSESSSSIGSPGDSEEDEESEDEELGLSSMSSLEDSLLSKGLSNHYKGKSKSFGNLGEIGSVKEVPKQENPLNKRRRLQICNKLARRSFYSWQNPKSMPLFPVSEDHDEEDEELKSSDEERGGGGGGVFARKPSFKNRAFKSQSCFALSDLQEEEDDDDDDQ; encoded by the exons ATGGAGATTATGTCAGGAGGACCTAGGTTCTCAATCGAGGTCTCGGACTACGGAAACGATCAGCCGGCGGCGACGGAGAAGGCTTCCTCCTCATCCTCTTACGGTGACACGGTGAACGAGGACGAAGCCGGTTTGAGTCGAATCTGGTCAGGGAAGACGGTGGATTACTCGTCGGAAAGTTCGTCGTCGATCGGAAGTCCGGGAGACagcgaagaagacgaagaaagtGAAGACGAAGAGTTAGGGTTGTCTTCAATGAGCTCTCTAGAAGATTCCCTCCTCAGCAA AGGGTTATCGAATCACTACAAAGGGAAATCGAAATCGTTTGGGAATCTAGGAGAGATCGGGAGTGTTAAAGAAGTACCAAAGCAAGAGAATCCATTGAACAAACGAAGAAGGTTACAGATCTGTAATAAGTTAGCAAGAAGATCGTTCTACTCTTggcaaaaccctaaatctatgCCTCTTTTTCCGGTCAGCGAAGACCACGATGAGGAGGATGAAGAACTCAAATCTAGTGATGAAGagcgaggaggaggaggaggaggtgttTTTGCGAGGAAACCTTCGTTCAAGAACAGAGCATTCAAGTCTCAGAGCTGTTTTGCACTCTCGGATCtgcaggaagaagaagacgatgatgatgatgatcaataA
- the LOC108848659 gene encoding KID-containing protein 1 isoform X1 → MEIMSGGPRFSIEVSDYGNDQPAATEKASSSSSYGDTVNEDEAGLSRIWSGKTVDYSSESSSSIGSPGDSEEDEESEDEELGLSSMSSLEDSLLSKRGLSNHYKGKSKSFGNLGEIGSVKEVPKQENPLNKRRRLQICNKLARRSFYSWQNPKSMPLFPVSEDHDEEDEELKSSDEERGGGGGGVFARKPSFKNRAFKSQSCFALSDLQEEEDDDDDDQ, encoded by the exons ATGGAGATTATGTCAGGAGGACCTAGGTTCTCAATCGAGGTCTCGGACTACGGAAACGATCAGCCGGCGGCGACGGAGAAGGCTTCCTCCTCATCCTCTTACGGTGACACGGTGAACGAGGACGAAGCCGGTTTGAGTCGAATCTGGTCAGGGAAGACGGTGGATTACTCGTCGGAAAGTTCGTCGTCGATCGGAAGTCCGGGAGACagcgaagaagacgaagaaagtGAAGACGAAGAGTTAGGGTTGTCTTCAATGAGCTCTCTAGAAGATTCCCTCCTCAGCAA aagAGGGTTATCGAATCACTACAAAGGGAAATCGAAATCGTTTGGGAATCTAGGAGAGATCGGGAGTGTTAAAGAAGTACCAAAGCAAGAGAATCCATTGAACAAACGAAGAAGGTTACAGATCTGTAATAAGTTAGCAAGAAGATCGTTCTACTCTTggcaaaaccctaaatctatgCCTCTTTTTCCGGTCAGCGAAGACCACGATGAGGAGGATGAAGAACTCAAATCTAGTGATGAAGagcgaggaggaggaggaggaggtgttTTTGCGAGGAAACCTTCGTTCAAGAACAGAGCATTCAAGTCTCAGAGCTGTTTTGCACTCTCGGATCtgcaggaagaagaagacgatgatgatgatgatcaataA
- the LOC108853440 gene encoding LOW QUALITY PROTEIN: cytochrome P450 714A1 (The sequence of the model RefSeq protein was modified relative to this genomic sequence to represent the inferred CDS: inserted 1 base in 1 codon): MESLMMVETAKTIWWIIVIGVLGLGFRIYGKAMTEQWRMRRRLTIQGVKGPQPSLFRGNVPEMQRIQSQTMINKHYSGDHIIAHDYTSSLFPYLDHWRKQYGRVYTYSTGMKQHLYANHPEVVKELNQANTLNLGKVSYVTKRLKSILGRGVITSNGPHWAHQRRIIAPEFFLDKVKGMVGLVVESAMPMLSKWEEMVKIREGDTFCDIRVDEDLRAVSADVISRACFGSSFSKGKEIFSKLRCLQKAITHNNILFSLNGFTEIVFGTKKHGNGNIEELEKHIESLIWETVKEREKECVGDHKKDLMQLILEGAMSSCDGSLVDKASSYKSFVVDNCKSIYFAGHETSAVAVSWCLMLLALNPSWQTRIRDEVLRFCKNGIPDIDSISNLKTVTMVIQETLRLYPPAAFVSREALADTKLGNLMVPKGVCIWTLIPTLHRDPEIWGADANEFRPERFSEGVSKACKYPQTFVPFGLGTRLCLGKNFGMMELKVLVSLIVSRFXFTLSPTYQHSPVFRMLVEPQHGVVIRVIPN; the protein is encoded by the exons atggagagtCTGATGATGGTGGAAACGGCCAAGACCATTTGGTGGATAATAGTTATAGGAGTCTTAGGTTTAGGTTTTCGTATATACGGCAAAGCCATGACGGAGCAATGGAGGATGCGGAGGAGGCTGACGATTCAAGGCGTAAAGGGTCCTCAGCCGTCGCTATTTCGCGGAAACGTGCCGGAGATGCAAAGAATTCAATCACAAACAATGATTAATAAACACTACTCTGGTGATCATATCATCGCACATGACTACacttcttctctctttccttATCTCGATCATTGGCGAAAACAATACG GGAGGGTGTACACATACTCGACGGGGATGAAGCAACACTTGTACGCAAACCACCCTGAGGTGGTGAAAGAGCTTAACCAAGCCAACACTCTTAACCTTGGCAAAGTCTCCTACGTCACCAAACGCCTTAAATCCATTCTCGGCCGTGGTGTCATCACATCTAATGGGCCTCACTGGGCCCATCAACGACGTATCATCGCCCCTGAGTTCTTCCTCGACAAAGTCAAGGGAATGGTTGGTTTGGTGGTTGAATCGGCGATGCCAATGCTTAGCAAATGGGAAGAGATGGTTAAAATTAGAGAAGGTGATACATTTTGTGACATAAGAGTGGACGAAGACCTAAGAGCTGTCTCTGCTGATGTCATCTCTAGAGCTTGCTTTGGGAGCTCTTTCTCCAAAGGCAAAGAGATCTTCTCTAAGCTTAGATGTCTTCAAAAGGCCATCACTCACAACAACATCCTCTTCAGCCTCAATGGCTTCAC TGAAATTGTGTTCGGGACTAAGAAGCATGGGAATGGAAATATTGAGGAGTTAGAGAAGCATATCGAGTCTTTGATATGGGAAACTGTtaaggagagagaaaaagaatgtGTGGGAGATCACAAGAAGGATCTAATGCAGTTGATACTAGAAGGAGCAATGAGTAGTTGTGATGGTAGCTTGGTGGACAAGGCATCATCTTACAAAAGTTTTGTCGTGGACAATTGTAAGAGCATCTATTTTGCTGGCCATGAGACCAGTGCGGTTGCTGTCTCTTGGTGTCTTATGCTCCTCGCTCTAAACCCTTCTTGGCAAACTCGGATTCGTGATGAAGTCTTGAGATTCTGTAAGAATGGTATCCCCGACATAGACTCTATTTCAAACCTCAAGACG GTGACAATGGTTATCCAAGAAACGTTGAGGCTATACCCACCAGCGGCATTTGTGTCAAGAGAAGCACTTGCGGACACAAAACTTGGAAACCTCATGGTGCCAAAGGGAGTTTGCATCTGGACATTGATCCCTACGTTGCACAGAGATCCCGAGATATGGGGGGCTGATGCAAATGAATTTAGGCCAGAGAGATTCAGTGAAGGAGTCTCTAAAGCTTGTAAATACCCTCAGACCTTCGTCCCATTCGGCTTAGGTACAAGGCTGTGTCTAGGAAAAAACTTTGGTATGATGGAGCTCAAGGTCCTTGTGTCACTTATTGTGTCAAGGT AGTTTACTCTGTCTCCCACATACCAGCACTCTCCAGTGTTCAGAATGCTTGTTGAGCCTCAACATGGTGTTGTCATTAGGGTTATTCCAAATTAA